The DNA window CGCCTGGATTCACAAGAATTTCAACTTTTAGTTTTTGCTCTTGTGCATAATTTCCGAGCTTTTCGAAAGACATATACTGAATGTATCCTTCTTTTTCAGCTTGATGCGTCTCTTTGATACCAATTGGGCTCCACGTTATTTCTTCACCTTTTTCATTTTCTTGTAACTTTTCAAATTTGGAGATGGCATCTTCTGTATCCTTAATTAATTGATTGATTAGTTGTCCTACTTGTACATTTGTTGCAATATAATGGATGAAATAGGCAAATGTAGAAAGACAGAAAAAAGCGATAATAATACCGATAAAAGTTGAGATGACATCAGTTTCGTAGAGATCTTCTCTCATAAATAATAATGATAAAGTATTGTAAATAAAGCCACTCAGAAAAATCCCTAAAACTCGCCAAACAATTTTATCATGAATAAAGTTCCTTAATGTTCTTGGCGAAAATTGAGATGAGTACATCGTTAGTACGACGAGAATTGTTGAAAAAGTAAAAGTCGTCATCGTTAGGAGAGCGCCTGATAAACTTCCCATAATCGTCTTAGCTAAGTCAACATTCGTTAAAAGAATTGCTGGAACATATGGCTTTAGTTCGTCAATATACAATAAGTCAACATAATAGAAAAAGATGGACAGAAAAATTGAAATTACAATGTAAAATGCAGGAGTAATCCACAGTTTTTCTTTTAGCCAAAAAGACAATGCCTTCATCGTCATGCTCCTTTCTTGTGGGTATCTATCCTCTTTCTTTTCCCTTGATGGCTTTTTGACAAACAAAAAAGGCTAGATGAGGTAGTGCACCCAAAAGTTAGAGTTGAACTCTAACTTTTGGGTGCACTACCTGTTGATCAGCCCTTCTTCTAGCGCAGCCGAAGAAAATCCATCTGTTGGCATGCGCACAAATAACATAAAACTAAAGAAAATTATTTTTCCAAAGCAGTCGACAATGCATGCTTCATTAGACTCGCTACATATTGATCGAAATGTGCGAATCTCGGATCTTGTGTCTGTCCTTTTTTGTAACGATAATAAATTTGTTGAATAATCACAGCCAATTTGAAATAAGCAAATGTTAAATAAAAATTCATATCGGATACGTCTCTTCCACTTTTTTCACCATAGCTTTTTATAAACTCCTGACGACTGTAAAAGCCTTCTAGCACAGTAACGGGTGCTCTACCGAGTCCTTTTTTTAATAAGTCAGGATCTCCCTCTTGAATCCAATAACTCATAGCCGCTCCAAGATCTGCTAATGGATCTCCGACTGTCGTCATTTCCCAGTCAAACAGACCCGTTATTTCTGAGAAATCTTCCGAAAATAAAGCATTGTTCAATTTAAAATCATAGTGAATAATCGTGGGTTCTTGAGATACTGGCATGTTTGTGAGCATCCATTCAGTTAATCTTCCTACACCTTCAATATCGTCTGTTTGTGCACGCTCATAACGTCCAATCCAGCCGTCAACTTGACGCTGCATAAAGCCTTCCGGTTTTGCCATTCCAGCCAAAGCAGTTTGCTTGTAATCTAACGAATGAAGCTCGACCAATAAATCGACCATTTTCTCTGAAATTTTTTGTCCCAACTCTCTGGTCGGTCTACTATTTTCTGGGAAATCACTATCTAATACATGACCATGGCGCCTCTCCATCACAAAAAAGGGACTGCCAACAATTGATAAATCATTTGAAAAAACAAAAGGCTTTGGTGCTGTTTTAAAGACTGGATGTAAAGCAGATAGAATGTTATATTCGCGTTCCATATCATGCGCTTTAGGTGCTACAGGTCCGAGCGGCGGCCTTCTTAATACAGCTTGCCAGTTTCCGATTTGCAAGGCATACGTTAAATTGGAATGACCCGTACCAAACTGCTGAACTTCAAGTTTTCCTGTTGGCAGATTTTCAATTTTCTCTTGGAGAAATCGCTCAAGCGTCTCTATATCAAGTTCTTCGCCTACTCTTACTGGAATAATCACATTTTGTCGCTCTCTCATTTCTCCACCTCTTCTAAATTTAATCACCACAAGAATTCGGAATAGTCACTTAATGGTAGCGTGGTCATTTCGTTTATGCAAGTTACAGTAAAATATTTCCCAATAATCTAAAAAATGTTCTTGACCAAAAACAGAATATCCTATATCGTTAATCTAACTTGAAGAAAGAGGTGAAGCATTATGGCTATTTTATTGTTGAATACGCAATTCCAGTCTATAGTGTCTCCCTCTGTGTATCGCTGACGATACGCTTCTTCCATTATGTCCGGAGACCACGACTGCGAATTGCGCGCATCCGTGGTTTTTTATTTTGCATAATTAGGAGGAAATAACATTGATGAAAATTGAACAATACGGCTGGAATTCAGGCTGGCAAGACAAAACAACGACGAATGGCACTCCAGGGCGTGTCACACTGGAGCATAAAAATGGATACCGCGTTGTCACTAATGATGGTGAATGGCTTTGCTCATTATCTGGAAAATACAGACACCAGCACCATGGCATAGAATTTCCGTGCGTCGGAGATTGGGTCATGGTCGAGCAAATGCCGGGCGAAGACAAAGGCATTATTCACCATGTGCTACCACGAACGTCTCAGTTTTCTAGAAAAGTGGCGGGCGAAACATCTGATATCCAATTAATTGCGGTCAATGTGGATGTTGTGTTTTTAACGATGTCACTAAACGATGATTTTAATATTCGGCGGTTAGAACGCTATTTGTTAGCCGCTTGGGATTCTGGATCGAATCCCATTATCGTCTTAACAAAAAAAGACCAATGCACTGACATTACCCCTTATTTACGTGAAGTAGAAAATGTAGCGTTTGACGTTCCGATTTTTGCCGTATCCGCACATACTAGTGAAGGAATCGAAGAATTACAGAAGCAGTTAACGGGTTCAAAAACTGGAGCTTTACTCGGTTCTTCCGGTGTCGGGAAATCTTCTTTGATCAATGCCTTGTCTGGCAATGAACAAATGGTGGTTCAAGATATCCGAGAAGATGACAGCAAAGGGCGACATACGACTACACACAGAGAAATGATCTTATTGCCTGCAGGCGGATTAATGATTGATACACCTGGCATGCGTGAATTTCAGCTGGGTGACTATTCAGAAGGCGTAACAGCAGGATTTAGCGATGTCGAAGATTTGGCACTCCACTGTCGATTCCGTGATTGCGCTCATCATGACGAGCCTGGTTGTTGCGTTCAAGAGGCACTTCGAAATGGTAAGTTGGATGCCGGACGTTACCAGAGTTATTTAAAGCTAAAGCGTGAGCTTGCTCATATGGAGCGAAAAAGCGATGCCGCTGCTCAAAAAGCCGAGCGTAACAAATGGAAACAACTAACCAAAGACAATCGCAAACGACCCGTTAAAAAACGCTAAAATAGAGGAGGCTATCCCGTAAGTCTCTAACATAAAACAGGTGGAGAAAAAGAAACTCTTTTTCTCCACCTGTTTTTTTGAATTGCTTCTGAGAATATAAAAAATCATTGACTACAGATCGTACGTGCAAATGCATCCACCTATTTTGTCGCCTGAAAACGGGGCTGTACTCAAAAAGTCGTTTTTCATGACCTTTTGAGTACAGCCCTCTCTGTTTATCTTATCTCTGGTTCAGTCAGACCATGCTTCACGGCATAAAGTGCCGCCTGCGTCCGGTCTTGAACAATTAGTTTGATAAAGATGTTGGAAATATGCGTTTTCACTGTTTTTTCGGTAACAAATAAAGCAGAAGCGATTTCGCGATTGCTTTTGCCTTTAGTCAATTCAGCCAGCACTTCCTGTTCTCTTGGTGTCAGCTGGTTGATGGTATGAGGTGCCGGTTCCGCTGGCGCTTTCATCAGTTCAGAAGAAGCTTTTGGATGCAGTGTGTTTTCACCACGCATCAAACTGCGCAAAGAAGCAACCAGTTCATCCGGTTCAATATCTTTCAATTGATAGCCTGCTGCTCCCGCTTCAATCGCAGGCACCACGTGATCTTGATCTGAAAAACTAGTTAGCATTAAAACGATGATAGTGGGGAATTGTTCTTTGATCATTCGCGTTGCTTGAATGCCGTCCATAATGGGCATTACCAAATCCATTAACACAATATCCGGCTGAAGTGCTGCGGCCATTTCTACAGCCTCTTTGCCATTTACCGCTTCTCCTACCACTTCAATATCCTTTTGTGTTTTCAAAAAGAATAACAATCCTCGTCGGACTACATGATGGTCATCGGCTATTAAAACTTTCACCACGTTTTCAACTCCTTATCCATACGGAATCCGCACTAAGATTTCCGTTCCCTTGCCAATCTCACTTGACCAATCAGCTGTTCCACCTTCTGCTTTGGCACGTTCACGTATGCTTTGAATGCCGATAGATGGCAAGTGGACTCTA is part of the Planococcus kocurii genome and encodes:
- the rsgA gene encoding ribosome small subunit-dependent GTPase A, with product MKIEQYGWNSGWQDKTTTNGTPGRVTLEHKNGYRVVTNDGEWLCSLSGKYRHQHHGIEFPCVGDWVMVEQMPGEDKGIIHHVLPRTSQFSRKVAGETSDIQLIAVNVDVVFLTMSLNDDFNIRRLERYLLAAWDSGSNPIIVLTKKDQCTDITPYLREVENVAFDVPIFAVSAHTSEGIEELQKQLTGSKTGALLGSSGVGKSSLINALSGNEQMVVQDIREDDSKGRHTTTHREMILLPAGGLMIDTPGMREFQLGDYSEGVTAGFSDVEDLALHCRFRDCAHHDEPGCCVQEALRNGKLDAGRYQSYLKLKRELAHMERKSDAAAQKAERNKWKQLTKDNRKRPVKKR
- a CDS encoding phosphotransferase family protein; its protein translation is MRERQNVIIPVRVGEELDIETLERFLQEKIENLPTGKLEVQQFGTGHSNLTYALQIGNWQAVLRRPPLGPVAPKAHDMEREYNILSALHPVFKTAPKPFVFSNDLSIVGSPFFVMERRHGHVLDSDFPENSRPTRELGQKISEKMVDLLVELHSLDYKQTALAGMAKPEGFMQRQVDGWIGRYERAQTDDIEGVGRLTEWMLTNMPVSQEPTIIHYDFKLNNALFSEDFSEITGLFDWEMTTVGDPLADLGAAMSYWIQEGDPDLLKKGLGRAPVTVLEGFYSRQEFIKSYGEKSGRDVSDMNFYLTFAYFKLAVIIQQIYYRYKKGQTQDPRFAHFDQYVASLMKHALSTALEK
- a CDS encoding DUF2254 domain-containing protein, whose product is MKALSFWLKEKLWITPAFYIVISIFLSIFFYYVDLLYIDELKPYVPAILLTNVDLAKTIMGSLSGALLTMTTFTFSTILVVLTMYSSQFSPRTLRNFIHDKIVWRVLGIFLSGFIYNTLSLLFMREDLYETDVISTFIGIIIAFFCLSTFAYFIHYIATNVQVGQLINQLIKDTEDAISKFEKLQENEKGEEITWSPIGIKETHQAEKEGYIQYMSFEKLGNYAQEQKLKVEILVNPGDYVYEGKPIFHVYGVNHAKQSINNFYSLGTSRTTEQDLDFAIQKLVEVALRAISPGINDPNTANNIIIRLGRLLGQLGRLKKGPFLLAEEHVLYRFPAYKKALYKTFYQLSHYGKEDISVLISILESLKVAAEMGDNRHYVELWEIHAYVLEGVDIGALKTFDQEVLQEKVDELAIATDQHSYHLVLTEKN
- a CDS encoding response regulator, with the protein product MVKVLIADDHHVVRRGLLFFLKTQKDIEVVGEAVNGKEAVEMAAALQPDIVLMDLVMPIMDGIQATRMIKEQFPTIIVLMLTSFSDQDHVVPAIEAGAAGYQLKDIEPDELVASLRSLMRGENTLHPKASSELMKAPAEPAPHTINQLTPREQEVLAELTKGKSNREIASALFVTEKTVKTHISNIFIKLIVQDRTQAALYAVKHGLTEPEIR